One window of Brevibacterium pigmentatum genomic DNA carries:
- a CDS encoding SLC13 family permease, giving the protein MSAELICVVVLGLMFVIGTWRDINMGLLGFIAAAGVGGLVLHQAPEEFLAGFPVDLFLTLVGLTYLFGFAQNNGAIEVIVRWCVKLVGGRVGLMPWIFFALTAVLISLGALFAVAIIAPLALSFARRHRINQFMVGLLVVHGALAGAFSAISVYGIFINDYLTTNGLTPTPLTLFLAPFIFNTVFAVVVWFVLRRRPGLRAEADGAHPHPESEADGGTTIRLTRSQIPTLIGLIAMALSVIIFSWDVGLVTITISVVLAAIDPAAGKAALSKVSWSIVILICGVLTYIAVLQEAGTVEWVSAGISAIGVPLLAALLLFYMSGLISALASSLAIIGVVIALAVPFLESGDVHVGGFVAALAIAATIVDISPFSTNGAMLLANVHPSIRDRYYRQMIGYAGLMCLIGPGLAWVVAAVPTVISG; this is encoded by the coding sequence ATGAGTGCAGAACTGATCTGCGTCGTCGTCCTCGGACTGATGTTCGTCATCGGAACCTGGCGGGACATCAATATGGGCCTGCTCGGCTTCATCGCGGCCGCGGGCGTCGGCGGCCTCGTCCTGCACCAGGCGCCCGAAGAGTTCCTCGCAGGATTTCCCGTCGACCTCTTCCTTACGCTCGTCGGCCTGACCTATCTCTTCGGATTCGCCCAGAACAACGGTGCCATCGAAGTGATCGTCCGCTGGTGTGTGAAGCTCGTCGGCGGGCGCGTCGGACTCATGCCCTGGATCTTCTTCGCACTGACGGCTGTCCTCATCTCGCTGGGGGCGCTCTTCGCGGTGGCCATCATCGCGCCGCTGGCGCTGTCGTTCGCGCGGCGTCATCGGATCAATCAGTTCATGGTCGGTCTGCTCGTCGTGCACGGAGCATTGGCCGGCGCGTTCTCCGCGATCAGCGTCTACGGCATCTTCATCAATGACTATCTGACCACGAACGGTCTCACACCGACGCCGCTGACCTTGTTCCTCGCCCCGTTCATCTTCAATACCGTCTTCGCGGTCGTTGTCTGGTTCGTCCTCCGTCGCCGGCCAGGACTGCGCGCGGAGGCAGATGGGGCTCACCCCCACCCAGAGTCCGAAGCCGACGGCGGAACGACCATCCGTCTCACACGCTCTCAGATCCCGACCCTGATCGGGCTCATCGCGATGGCGCTGTCCGTGATCATCTTCAGCTGGGATGTGGGCCTGGTGACCATCACGATCTCGGTAGTGCTCGCCGCCATCGACCCGGCCGCAGGCAAGGCCGCGCTGTCGAAGGTCTCATGGTCGATCGTCATCCTCATCTGCGGAGTGCTCACCTACATCGCCGTGCTGCAGGAGGCCGGAACCGTCGAATGGGTCTCGGCCGGCATCTCAGCGATCGGCGTCCCCCTGCTGGCAGCGCTGCTGCTGTTCTACATGTCCGGCCTGATCTCTGCGCTGGCGTCGTCCTTGGCGATCATCGGTGTCGTCATCGCCCTGGCGGTGCCGTTCCTCGAGTCGGGCGACGTGCATGTCGGAGGGTTCGTCGCGGCGCTGGCGATCGCCGCGACCATCGTCGACATCAGTCCGTTCTCGACCAACGGCGCGATGCTCCTGGCCAATGTCCATCCGAGCATCCGCGACCGCTACTACAGACAGATGATCGGCTACGCCGGCCTCATGTGCCTCATCGGGCCAGGACTCGCCTGGGTGGTCGCCGCGGTGCCGACCGTGATAAGCGGCTGA
- a CDS encoding YybH family protein, producing MNESTPEPSESDVLTAASAIVDAFAATDTQSYFSRFAEDASFVFHPETRRLNTRVEYEREWVSWLADGWSVAACASSDQLVQTFPGGAVFSHTVDTTVNTADGRESYRERESIVFRRLGDGELIAIHEHLSTVPDSADGSSAAGPSAAESKPGAEEVAQ from the coding sequence ATGAACGAATCCACACCGGAGCCCAGCGAATCAGATGTGCTCACGGCCGCCTCGGCGATCGTCGATGCCTTCGCCGCCACGGACACTCAGTCGTATTTCTCCCGATTCGCCGAGGACGCCTCCTTCGTCTTCCACCCCGAAACGCGACGCCTGAACACTCGCGTGGAATATGAAAGGGAGTGGGTTTCGTGGTTGGCCGACGGTTGGTCAGTGGCCGCCTGCGCCTCATCGGACCAGCTCGTGCAGACCTTCCCCGGCGGAGCCGTATTCTCCCACACCGTCGATACGACCGTGAACACCGCAGACGGGCGGGAATCCTACCGGGAACGCGAATCGATCGTCTTCCGCCGCCTCGGTGACGGTGAACTCATCGCCATCCACGAACACCTCTCAACGGTCCCGGATTCTGCCGACGGCTCGTCGGCGGCTGGTCCCAGTGCCGCCGAAAGCAAGCCCGGCGCCGAGGAGGTCGCGCAGTGA
- a CDS encoding cytosine permease, with translation MGGDPAEFDPTVLAAEFGWALAIVIFLSVMATNTMVVYGMVNSVVGAQSRTKLKFLPMALILGAISIIGSTWLALLDQYTDFLVMIGAFFVPVFAILIVDYYIIKRCAYSPDILKDSGGIYSYTRGINWVAVEVWVLGALASYVLTYAYPSPIGATIPSFASSFVLYLALSWGSRAKFAGTRHAHLADGIRGS, from the coding sequence ATGGGGGGAGACCCGGCCGAGTTCGACCCGACTGTGCTGGCCGCCGAGTTCGGGTGGGCATTGGCCATCGTCATCTTCCTCTCCGTCATGGCCACGAACACGATGGTCGTCTACGGAATGGTCAACTCCGTCGTCGGCGCGCAGAGCCGAACGAAGCTGAAGTTCCTGCCCATGGCGCTCATCCTCGGCGCGATCTCGATCATCGGTTCGACATGGTTGGCCCTGCTCGACCAGTACACCGACTTTCTGGTGATGATCGGAGCGTTCTTCGTTCCCGTGTTCGCCATCCTCATCGTCGATTACTACATCATCAAACGCTGTGCCTACTCACCCGACATCCTCAAGGACTCCGGCGGGATCTACTCCTACACGCGCGGAATCAATTGGGTGGCCGTCGAGGTGTGGGTCCTCGGGGCACTGGCTTCCTATGTGCTCACCTACGCCTATCCAAGCCCGATAGGAGCGACGATCCCGTCCTTCGCCAGCTCCTTCGTGCTCTACCTCGCGCTGTCCTGGGGCAGCCGAGCGAAGTTCGCGGGAACTCGGCATGCGCACCTGGCCGACGGGATCCGCGGAAGCTGA
- a CDS encoding sensor histidine kinase, with protein sequence MPPNRRLNPEALAWVAVIVLAIVMLAVESSIAVSVNEAPVALAFVVTIVHVGSMPLSMLRPLFGTIMSIAACTVLPLLGPLVSGVPWPWMVPMMITQIVIILIIGLRAHWGVALAALLGSIAGSAAAVLITHLLVADTRTDGAIVNILIYSCIAGGVYLAAVIIQQWQLIRSQLVQEKENTAEEHSKRVTIEEKARIARELHDIVAHSMSIINIQASSAPFRHAEIDSEVAKEFEDISTSARTALTEMRGLLSVLRNDEGGGELAPQPKFSEIDPLIEKARQAGVQVTVERSGEPIDHLMRDSTGLAGYRIIQEALSNAIRHARNSAIAIRIRGGSSAVWISVTNDHGDGPGEAAKHEKHGRQGLIGMRERAASVGGEIRSGATADGGFEVEAVLPLSPRERSTDDGEPSADTPVTDTSATDKETP encoded by the coding sequence ATGCCCCCGAACCGTCGACTCAACCCCGAGGCGCTGGCCTGGGTCGCGGTGATCGTGCTTGCCATCGTCATGCTCGCGGTGGAATCGTCGATCGCCGTCTCGGTCAATGAGGCCCCCGTCGCATTGGCCTTCGTCGTCACCATCGTCCATGTCGGGTCCATGCCGCTGTCCATGCTGCGCCCGCTCTTCGGCACGATCATGTCGATCGCCGCCTGCACTGTGCTGCCGCTGCTGGGACCGCTCGTGTCGGGTGTGCCGTGGCCGTGGATGGTTCCGATGATGATCACTCAGATCGTCATCATCCTCATCATCGGCCTCCGCGCCCACTGGGGAGTGGCCCTGGCCGCACTGCTCGGCAGCATCGCAGGTTCGGCGGCCGCGGTGCTCATCACTCATCTGCTGGTGGCAGACACCCGCACCGACGGTGCCATTGTCAACATCCTCATCTACTCCTGCATCGCCGGCGGCGTCTACCTCGCGGCGGTCATCATCCAGCAATGGCAGCTCATCCGCTCCCAACTGGTCCAGGAGAAGGAGAACACCGCGGAGGAGCACTCCAAACGCGTGACCATCGAGGAGAAGGCCCGCATCGCCAGGGAACTCCACGACATCGTCGCCCACAGCATGTCGATCATCAACATCCAAGCCTCCAGCGCACCGTTCCGCCATGCCGAGATCGACTCAGAAGTGGCCAAAGAGTTCGAAGACATCTCCACCTCCGCCCGCACAGCGCTGACCGAGATGCGCGGACTGCTCAGCGTCCTGCGCAACGATGAGGGCGGAGGCGAACTGGCACCGCAGCCGAAGTTCTCCGAGATCGACCCGCTCATCGAGAAGGCCCGACAGGCCGGAGTGCAGGTCACCGTCGAACGCAGCGGCGAACCGATCGACCACCTCATGCGCGACAGCACCGGACTCGCCGGCTACCGCATCATCCAAGAAGCCCTGAGCAACGCGATCCGCCACGCCCGCAACTCCGCCATCGCCATCCGCATCCGCGGTGGCAGCTCAGCCGTCTGGATCAGCGTCACCAATGACCACGGCGACGGGCCCGGCGAGGCCGCAAAACACGAGAAGCATGGTCGGCAGGGACTGATCGGCATGCGCGAACGGGCAGCCTCGGTCGGTGGGGAGATCCGCAGCGGAGCCACTGCCGACGGAGGCTTCGAAGTCGAAGCAGTGCTGCCGCTTTCGCCCCGCGAACGCTCGACCGACGACGGCGAACCGAGCGCCGACACACCGGTCACGGACACTTCGGCCACGGACAAGGAGACCCCATGA
- a CDS encoding response regulator, with protein MIRIVIADDQAMVRAGFAALLSAHADIEVIGQAEDGAHCVDLVADLDPDIVLMDVRMPLMDGIEATRTIVAANAETRIIMLTTFDIDDYVFDAIRAGASGFLLKDAPPSELAEAVRIVAGGEALLAPSVTKRVIEHFATGGQKPNRTALPELTDREREILIQVARGASNTEIAASLHIAVQTVKTHVSRILYKLDARDRAQAVIAAYESGLIVPNS; from the coding sequence ATGATCAGGATCGTCATCGCCGATGACCAAGCGATGGTCCGGGCCGGCTTCGCCGCGCTGCTGAGCGCTCATGCAGATATCGAGGTCATCGGACAGGCCGAAGACGGTGCACACTGCGTCGATCTCGTCGCCGACCTTGACCCCGATATCGTCCTCATGGACGTCCGAATGCCGCTCATGGACGGAATCGAAGCAACCCGCACGATCGTCGCCGCGAATGCCGAGACCCGGATCATCATGCTCACCACCTTCGACATCGACGACTATGTCTTCGATGCCATCCGCGCCGGGGCCAGCGGTTTCCTCCTCAAGGATGCCCCGCCCAGTGAACTCGCCGAGGCGGTCCGCATCGTCGCCGGAGGCGAAGCGCTCCTGGCGCCGAGCGTGACGAAACGGGTCATCGAACACTTCGCCACCGGAGGACAGAAGCCCAACCGCACCGCGCTGCCCGAACTCACCGACCGAGAACGCGAGATCCTCATCCAAGTCGCCCGCGGAGCGTCCAACACGGAGATCGCGGCGAGTCTGCACATCGCAGTGCAGACCGTGAAGACCCACGTCTCCCGGATCCTGTACAAACTCGATGCCCGAGATCGCGCCCAAGCAGTCATCGCCGCCTACGAATCAGGTCTCATCGTCCCCAACAGCTGA
- a CDS encoding fatty acid desaturase family protein: MNPSDRMTSEPTSPTATELSTPAPDRATRAAVLERRRAKRGTAEQEFTSDFSALMAQVKEAGLLARRPGWNTLRFVLLGLGYVASFAMLFLIGESWWQMATAVVFGALFTQTAYVAHDAAHRQIFTSGKVGEWVSTIIGNLFIGLSYGWWLKKHNALHHANPNKAGVDGDIAPGALVFTPEDARERTGLAKWFAARQGWFFLPLLTLAGLQLHVESVKAIVRGQSSIKRRWIEGVFIGIRLIGFPALAIWAAGPLVGSVFFLVQLAVFGVHMGGSFAPNHKGQPIVPKDVKIDFLRRQTLMSRNISGGRFMGFLMGGLNYQIEHHLFPSMPSVNLHRVQPMVREYCRQKDITYTETTLLESYKIIIAYLNRVGLGEADPFDCPVTAQFRSR, translated from the coding sequence ATGAACCCGTCTGACCGCATGACCTCCGAACCGACTTCCCCAACTGCCACCGAACTGTCGACTCCGGCACCGGATCGGGCCACGCGGGCCGCAGTGCTCGAACGCAGGCGAGCGAAGAGGGGAACCGCCGAACAGGAATTCACCAGCGACTTCAGCGCGCTGATGGCGCAGGTCAAAGAAGCGGGCCTGCTGGCCAGGCGGCCGGGCTGGAACACCCTGCGCTTCGTCCTCCTCGGACTCGGCTACGTTGCATCCTTCGCCATGCTCTTCCTCATCGGTGAGAGCTGGTGGCAGATGGCGACCGCAGTCGTATTCGGCGCACTTTTCACCCAGACCGCCTATGTCGCCCACGACGCAGCACACCGGCAGATCTTCACCAGCGGAAAAGTGGGGGAGTGGGTGTCGACGATCATCGGCAACCTCTTCATCGGACTGAGCTACGGATGGTGGCTGAAGAAGCACAATGCGCTTCACCACGCCAATCCGAACAAGGCCGGAGTAGACGGAGACATCGCTCCCGGCGCCCTCGTCTTCACTCCTGAGGATGCACGTGAACGCACAGGCCTGGCCAAATGGTTCGCCGCACGTCAGGGCTGGTTCTTCCTGCCGCTGCTGACCCTGGCCGGCCTCCAGCTGCACGTCGAGTCCGTCAAAGCCATCGTCCGGGGACAGTCGTCGATCAAACGCCGTTGGATCGAAGGCGTCTTCATCGGAATCCGCCTCATCGGGTTCCCCGCGCTCGCCATCTGGGCGGCAGGTCCTCTCGTCGGCAGCGTCTTCTTCCTCGTCCAGCTCGCCGTCTTCGGCGTGCATATGGGCGGATCATTCGCCCCCAACCACAAAGGCCAGCCGATCGTACCCAAAGATGTGAAGATCGACTTCCTGCGCCGTCAGACGCTGATGTCACGCAATATCTCCGGCGGTCGCTTCATGGGATTCCTCATGGGCGGTCTGAACTATCAGATCGAACACCACCTGTTCCCCAGCATGCCGAGCGTCAACCTGCACCGGGTGCAGCCGATGGTCCGCGAATACTGCCGCCAGAAGGACATCACCTACACCGAGACGACTCTGCTCGAGTCCTACAAGATCATCATCGCCTACCTCAACCGGGTGGGCCTCGGCGAAGCAGACCCCTTCGACTGTCCCGTCACCGCGCAGTTCCGGTCGCGCTGA
- a CDS encoding MBL fold metallo-hydrolase, whose product MVAFSDVTICRTCGVETTTPPPQLCPICEDDRQWVPASGQQWTTRADLESECHRITTTEREPGLFAIRVEPKLGIGQTCYLACTESGNVLFDVPAYIDAEAVAAVRDLGGVAAIAASHPHMFGTQLEWSAAFDGAPVFVCRADLEWVQRTGRAVCPYFHEAEPVPGVRLRRTGGHFPGSAVAVWTGADGAGVMLSGDSIGPVARSGWVTFMRSFPNYLPLSATVVRRIAASVIDLDFDRMYGNFGQSIGSGAHSAVQTSAERYAEWVSGDHDHLT is encoded by the coding sequence ATGGTGGCATTTTCCGATGTGACGATCTGCCGCACCTGCGGGGTGGAGACGACGACGCCTCCACCACAACTGTGTCCGATCTGCGAGGACGATCGGCAATGGGTTCCTGCCTCCGGCCAACAGTGGACGACTCGGGCAGACCTCGAATCCGAATGCCACCGCATCACCACCACGGAGCGGGAACCCGGTCTCTTCGCCATCCGCGTCGAACCGAAGCTCGGGATCGGGCAGACCTGCTATCTCGCGTGCACCGAATCCGGCAATGTGCTCTTCGATGTCCCCGCCTATATCGACGCCGAGGCGGTCGCGGCGGTCCGGGACCTCGGCGGAGTTGCGGCGATCGCCGCCAGCCACCCGCACATGTTCGGCACCCAGTTGGAATGGAGTGCCGCATTCGATGGAGCTCCCGTCTTCGTGTGCCGGGCCGACCTCGAATGGGTGCAGCGGACCGGCCGGGCCGTCTGCCCCTATTTCCACGAGGCGGAGCCGGTGCCGGGGGTGAGGCTCCGGAGGACGGGAGGTCATTTCCCCGGCAGTGCGGTGGCAGTCTGGACGGGCGCCGACGGCGCCGGGGTCATGCTCAGCGGCGATTCGATCGGTCCGGTGGCGCGATCGGGGTGGGTGACGTTCATGCGCAGCTTCCCGAACTATCTGCCGTTGTCGGCCACGGTCGTCAGGCGCATCGCCGCCTCGGTGATCGATCTCGACTTCGACCGCATGTACGGCAACTTCGGTCAGTCGATCGGTTCCGGGGCACACTCTGCAGTGCAGACATCGGCGGAACGCTACGCAGAATGGGTCTCCGGCGACCACGATCACCTCACCTGA
- a CDS encoding ABC transporter permease — protein sequence MLAFSWPTVTSDPNDLPIAAVGDEEQIDQIVENAPDGMLDLKTVDSRAEAVNLIEQREVYGAFVLEDEPEILIAKAASPAVAQQLSGIGTQMQHNIDQQAISGLKAGTKKMQEQMQKALEAAASGQAPPQGNPAGDGADPAASATEVPQVKITDVVPLSDDDPSGAGLAIAGLPLTLGGIVGGVLTSMGIRSRRMRLVGTIVYGVVGGLALALIMQTWFGILQGNFAINALAIGLSIAATVGLINGFVSLIGPAGIAFGAVLTMLIGNPIASLNQPKEFLAGSWGDIGQFFVPGAAGTLLRDLSYFPDAPSALQWWVLSAWLVVSIALILVGHVIAHRKAHTAAR from the coding sequence ATGCTCGCCTTCAGCTGGCCGACCGTGACCTCGGACCCCAACGACCTGCCGATCGCAGCGGTCGGAGACGAAGAGCAGATCGACCAGATCGTTGAGAACGCCCCGGACGGCATGCTCGATCTCAAGACCGTCGACTCACGCGCCGAGGCGGTGAACCTCATCGAACAGCGAGAGGTCTACGGCGCCTTCGTCCTCGAGGACGAACCGGAGATCCTCATCGCCAAGGCCGCCTCCCCTGCTGTCGCGCAGCAGCTCAGCGGAATCGGCACCCAGATGCAGCACAACATCGACCAACAGGCGATCTCGGGCCTCAAGGCAGGCACGAAGAAGATGCAGGAGCAGATGCAGAAGGCTCTCGAGGCCGCTGCCTCCGGTCAGGCCCCGCCGCAGGGCAACCCGGCCGGAGACGGCGCCGATCCGGCCGCCTCGGCGACGGAGGTTCCGCAGGTGAAGATCACCGACGTCGTGCCGCTCTCCGACGACGATCCCTCCGGTGCGGGCCTGGCCATCGCGGGTCTGCCGTTGACCCTTGGCGGCATCGTCGGCGGTGTGCTCACCAGCATGGGCATCCGTTCACGGCGGATGCGCCTGGTCGGCACCATCGTCTACGGAGTCGTCGGAGGACTGGCACTGGCCCTGATCATGCAGACCTGGTTCGGGATCCTGCAGGGGAACTTCGCGATCAATGCCCTGGCGATCGGCTTGTCGATCGCGGCCACGGTCGGCCTGATCAACGGCTTCGTCTCCCTCATCGGACCTGCCGGCATCGCGTTCGGTGCAGTGCTCACCATGCTCATCGGCAATCCGATCGCCTCGCTCAATCAGCCGAAGGAGTTCCTCGCCGGCTCCTGGGGCGATATCGGTCAGTTCTTCGTGCCCGGAGCGGCGGGCACGCTGCTGCGCGATCTCTCCTACTTCCCTGACGCGCCGTCGGCTCTCCAGTGGTGGGTGCTCAGCGCTTGGCTCGTCGTCAGCATCGCGCTCATCCTCGTCGGCCACGTCATCGCCCACAGGAAGGCGCACACGGCCGCCCGCTGA
- a CDS encoding TetR/AcrR family transcriptional regulator, with protein MRARIQDAALACFVRRGFAGASMADIVKEAGLSAGAVYVYYASKADLMIDVARRVMEPRMAVLEAAKSGSEVTAPAEVFVELIDSLLIDNPFASVMVQVWGESSYDKEFANFAGGIFEALIEEFTVYLAAYLQDQRGADAEGARARAAAMVPGLLAMIQGAVVQSTVFGESSRLRVRAGIEAVISSVDF; from the coding sequence ATGCGTGCCAGGATTCAGGATGCGGCGCTGGCCTGCTTCGTGCGCAGGGGGTTCGCCGGTGCGTCGATGGCCGATATAGTCAAGGAAGCGGGGCTGTCGGCCGGAGCGGTCTATGTCTACTACGCGTCGAAGGCCGACCTGATGATCGACGTCGCCCGCCGGGTGATGGAGCCGCGCATGGCGGTGCTCGAGGCGGCCAAGTCCGGAAGTGAGGTGACAGCTCCTGCCGAGGTGTTCGTCGAGCTCATCGATTCCCTGCTCATCGACAATCCGTTCGCCTCGGTCATGGTTCAGGTCTGGGGAGAGTCTTCCTACGACAAGGAGTTCGCGAATTTCGCCGGTGGGATATTCGAGGCGCTCATCGAAGAATTCACCGTCTATCTTGCCGCCTATCTGCAGGATCAGCGGGGAGCGGACGCTGAAGGCGCGCGGGCTCGTGCCGCGGCAATGGTGCCCGGGCTGCTGGCAATGATCCAGGGGGCCGTCGTCCAGTCGACCGTCTTCGGCGAGTCCTCCCGGCTGCGGGTCCGGGCCGGAATCGAAGCAGTGATCTCCAGCGTCGATTTCTGA
- a CDS encoding MgtC/SapB family protein, with protein sequence MVNSSSFENILGSAGLLQAGLLLASFVLCSLIGFERQFRQKAAGYRTHVLVGIGTCAFTLISAYGFAGVLENDVRLDPSRISAQIVSGIGFLGAGVIFKGRNMVRGLTTAATIWVTAAVGMACGAGMLPLAAMLTALHLFTLFVIAPLIRKIPNSDHRKLLRITYHDGAGVLREILALAGRMGFANTIVDSRRFESPDETRMVQVDVRFDGKRPLHLLVAPLMELSGVDTVSMREDRVHSVDDDGDSV encoded by the coding sequence ATGGTCAACTCCTCGTCGTTTGAGAACATCCTGGGCAGCGCAGGACTGCTCCAGGCCGGTCTGCTGCTGGCCAGCTTCGTCCTGTGTTCCCTCATCGGCTTCGAGCGGCAGTTCAGGCAGAAGGCCGCCGGGTACCGCACCCACGTGCTCGTGGGCATCGGCACCTGCGCTTTCACTCTGATCTCCGCGTATGGATTCGCCGGAGTGCTCGAGAACGACGTCCGCCTCGACCCTTCACGGATCTCCGCGCAGATCGTCTCCGGAATCGGCTTTCTCGGCGCCGGAGTCATCTTCAAAGGACGCAACATGGTCCGCGGACTCACCACCGCCGCAACGATCTGGGTCACCGCGGCCGTCGGAATGGCCTGCGGTGCGGGAATGCTGCCCTTGGCCGCGATGCTCACTGCTCTGCACCTGTTCACGCTGTTCGTCATCGCGCCTCTCATCCGCAAGATCCCCAACAGCGACCATCGAAAACTCCTGCGCATCACCTACCACGACGGGGCCGGTGTCCTCCGCGAGATCCTCGCTCTGGCCGGTCGAATGGGTTTTGCGAATACGATCGTCGATTCGCGCCGCTTCGAGTCCCCCGACGAGACGCGGATGGTGCAGGTCGATGTGAGGTTCGACGGAAAGCGGCCTCTGCACCTGCTCGTCGCCCCGCTCATGGAACTGAGCGGCGTCGATACGGTGAGCATGCGCGAAGACCGCGTCCACTCGGTCGATGACGACGGCGATTCCGTCTGA
- a CDS encoding ABC transporter permease — protein MSDRQPQTRREALESEHPVSDSEAGATQTAEDEAAAKRAKAEFIGRTVAIFIMPLIFVGMMITRYLGTMHSPEANDRPVVVAGSSDKADDATFAINGAEPDAFDIESTDNVYSAREDVSDRDASAAIIGEGDTATIVTASGAGVQQATTVEQLVRPALEDDGLKVTAEDIAPLPDRDPTGMAAMFLMTSTVMAGYMPFSVLRSNSPEPLKFKRIVPMLAGWSAAIAGLVWTVACPILDVVDDTVAVLGIAWLGVFAISAVLLFITRLVGALGVILGILFLMVLGMPSSNMAMPVYSMPKFFRFTHEFLPMPAIGESLRSVLYFDGNGVTGHLFVLALGAVAGLLLTKFYDHFYAKRNEHPVPLDVNVAAIHGGRRPDPKLMRYISLTLFPLAMVTMMITFMLGAMHSPTPKDMPVAVVGSSVEQAEDTIKQLDEQMDGKFEFTALDDKSEARRLVENRDEVAALVLPSEKNPDFELLANQAGNNASYRVAVQVFEQVAQAQDSDLTVDDLKPLPDRDKNGVVVMYVAMGWILAGFMVVIVAANANPWTRPLKRMLPIIVVYAPFMSLVVARPSPVRSQEPSTGISRRCGAPASSPSPASPCSPWSSKGSWACSRSSRSSARSCSPACRRRTEPSRSIWCRSSSPHCTIFCR, from the coding sequence ATGTCCGATCGCCAACCACAAACGAGAAGAGAGGCCCTCGAGTCCGAGCACCCGGTCTCCGACTCCGAGGCCGGCGCGACGCAGACTGCAGAGGACGAGGCTGCGGCCAAACGCGCGAAAGCCGAATTCATCGGCCGCACCGTTGCGATCTTCATCATGCCGCTCATCTTCGTGGGGATGATGATCACGAGGTACCTGGGAACGATGCACTCCCCGGAGGCCAACGACAGGCCCGTCGTCGTGGCCGGCTCATCGGACAAGGCCGATGATGCGACGTTCGCGATCAACGGCGCTGAGCCCGACGCCTTCGACATCGAGTCCACCGACAACGTCTATTCCGCACGCGAAGACGTCTCCGATCGGGACGCCTCGGCGGCGATCATCGGCGAAGGCGATACGGCAACGATCGTCACTGCCAGCGGTGCCGGGGTCCAGCAGGCAACCACCGTCGAACAGCTCGTGCGTCCCGCGCTCGAGGACGACGGGCTGAAGGTCACCGCCGAGGACATCGCCCCGCTGCCGGACCGCGACCCGACGGGAATGGCGGCGATGTTCCTCATGACGTCCACCGTCATGGCCGGATATATGCCCTTCAGCGTCCTGCGGTCGAACTCCCCCGAACCGCTGAAGTTCAAACGCATCGTGCCGATGCTCGCCGGCTGGTCGGCCGCCATCGCCGGTCTCGTCTGGACCGTGGCCTGCCCGATCCTCGACGTCGTCGACGACACGGTGGCGGTGCTCGGCATCGCCTGGCTGGGCGTCTTCGCGATCTCCGCAGTCCTGCTCTTCATCACCCGCCTCGTAGGCGCTCTGGGCGTGATCCTCGGAATCCTCTTTCTCATGGTCCTCGGCATGCCGTCATCGAATATGGCGATGCCGGTGTACAGCATGCCGAAGTTCTTCCGCTTCACCCACGAGTTCCTGCCGATGCCGGCGATCGGCGAGTCACTGCGCTCCGTCCTCTACTTCGACGGAAACGGGGTCACTGGACACCTCTTCGTGCTCGCCCTCGGCGCGGTGGCCGGTCTGCTGCTGACGAAGTTTTATGACCACTTCTACGCCAAGCGCAATGAACACCCTGTGCCGCTGGATGTCAATGTGGCAGCGATCCACGGCGGCCGGAGACCGGATCCGAAGCTCATGCGCTACATTTCGCTGACCCTCTTCCCGCTGGCGATGGTGACCATGATGATCACGTTCATGCTCGGAGCGATGCATTCGCCGACGCCGAAAGACATGCCGGTCGCGGTCGTCGGGTCCTCGGTCGAACAGGCCGAAGACACGATCAAGCAGCTCGATGAGCAGATGGACGGAAAGTTCGAGTTCACCGCGCTCGATGACAAGAGCGAAGCCCGTCGGCTTGTGGAGAACCGCGATGAGGTCGCCGCGCTCGTCCTACCCAGCGAGAAGAATCCGGATTTCGAGCTCTTGGCCAACCAGGCCGGCAACAACGCTTCCTACCGTGTGGCCGTACAGGTCTTCGAACAGGTGGCTCAGGCGCAGGACTCCGATCTCACGGTCGACGACCTGAAGCCCTTGCCCGATCGGGACAAGAACGGCGTGGTTGTGATGTACGTGGCGATGGGATGGATCCTCGCCGGCTTCATGGTCGTCATCGTTGCCGCTAACGCCAACCCGTGGACCAGGCCGCTGAAGCGGATGCTGCCGATCATCGTCGTCTACGCACCGTTCATGTCGCTGGTCGTCGCGCGACCATCGCCGGTCCGATCACAGGAGCCGTCGACGGGCATTTCTCGGCGCTGTGGGGCGCCGGCATCATCGCCATCGCCTGCATCTCCATGTTCGCCATGGTCTTCGAAAGGCTCTTGGGCATGTTCGCGATCATCCCGGTCATCGGCACGCTCATGTTCGCCGGCGTGCCGTCGTCGAACGGAGCCCTCTCGCAGTATATGGTGCCGAAGTTCTTCGCCACATTGCACGATTTTCTGCCGATGA